Proteins encoded together in one Macadamia integrifolia cultivar HAES 741 chromosome 8, SCU_Mint_v3, whole genome shotgun sequence window:
- the LOC122086328 gene encoding putative disease resistance protein At1g50180, whose translation MAQAFVSAVAGILGDLLIQQSIFLVGVKDQVNDLRDELMWIQSFLEDADSRQDEGPIVVRTWVSKIRDAAYDIEDIIDTYVVKVVNEDVLDCSRRRRQFLGSLEKYACICQKGANLYTIGKEIEEVKTRIRWIGEEMQRYGINRKDGGSRGGDRRSLSPQDRFQQLRRSFPRDDATLKDIFGLDEKIEKLAAELVCKEDQCHSICISGMGGIGKTTLATKLYNHKEVKHHFDCRAWVYVSKDFTVKDVFKRLIKEVKPNLSTKELQEMGVFNEEVYLEEKLRELLRDRKYLVVLGDIWNLEAWESLNRAFPQQNKNKERVILTSRNTKVAKECIIHHLQTLNEMDGWKLFVVKAFNNDDCPTNLEELGKEMVKKCDGLPLAITVLAGLLRGKSLQEWFTRGFYKVCERDETILEGVAVEYLNELIDRNMLQVSYVSTDFSNLSKSHLRAVLLFNQGDRESLQQQQLESISNIRLLRVLDLSNVDLQDGMRLPDAFGKLIHLRYLRLSNTSAKLLSSIESLRSLKTLDLEWSECHWSDIAIGALSKLTQLRHLHFNYSYWDGWFGQKGCCFAMN comes from the exons ATGGCACAAGCTTTTGTCTCCGCTGTTGCAGGCATACTTGGGGACCTGCTCATTCAGCAATCAATTTTCTTGGTTGGTGTGAAAGACCAAGTGAACGATCTACGGGATGAGTTGATGTGGATACAGAGCTTCTTAGAAGATGCTGATTCAAGGCAAGATGAAGGCCCCATAGTAGTGCGCACTTGGGTATCAAAAATTAGAGAtgctgcttatgacattgaggacATCATCGACACCTATGTCGTCAAGGTTGTGAATGAAGATGTTTTAGATTGTTCCCGAAGGAGGAGACAATTCCTGGGTTCCCTTGAGAAGTATGCCTGTATTTGCCAAAAAGGTGCAAACCTTTATACCATAGGGAAGGAAATTGAAGAGGTCAAAACTCGGATCCGATGGATTGGTGAGGAAATGCAGAGGTATGGCATTAATAGGAAAGATGGCGGGTCACGAGGAGGAGATAGGAGGAGCCTTTCTCCACAAGATAGATTTCAGCAGTTGAGAAGATCCTTTCCTCGAGACGATGCTACTCTCAAAGATATTTTTGGGTTGGacgaaaaaatagagaaattggCAGCAGAATTAGTGTGCAAGGAAGATCAGTGCCACTCTATTTGCATTTCAGGAATGGGAGGCATTGGGAAGACAACTCTTGCCACAAAGCTCTACAATCATAAAGAAGTTAAGCACCATTTTGACTGTCGTGCTTGGGTGTACGTATCGAAAGACTTCACTGTCAAAGACGTCTTCAAGAGACTTATAAAAGAAGTCAAGCCCAATCTTAGTACAAAGGAATTACAGGAGATGGGGGTGTTCAATGAAGAGGTATATTTGGAAGAGAAGCTCCGTGAGCTATTGAGAGATCGTAAGTACTTGGTGGTACTTGGTGACATATGGAACTTGGAAGCTTGGGAGAGTCTGAACAGAGCATTTCCTCaacaaaataagaataaagAAAGAGTAATTCTTACCAGCCGCAACACAAAAGTTGCTAAAGAGTGCATCATTCACCATCTACAAACTCTAAATGAAATGGACGGTTGGAAGCTTTTTGTTGTTAAAGCATTCAACAATGATGACTGCCCCACAAATTTGGAGGAATTGGGGAAAGAGATGGTGAAGAAGTGTGATGGTTTACCACTAGCTATCACTGTGTTGGCTGGTCTATTAAGGGGAAAGTCGCTGCAAGAATGGTTTACA AGAGGGTTTTATAAGGTGTGTGAAAGAGATGAAACAATATTGGAAGGTGTGGCTGTGGAGTACTTGAATGAACTGATCGACAGAAACATGCTTCAAGTG agtTACGTTTCTACAGATTTCTCCAACCTTTCTAAGTCACACCTACGTGCAGTACTATTGTTCAACCAGGGCGAtagagaatctcttcaacaaCAGCAATTGGAATCCATTTCAAATATCAGATTGTTGAGGGTGCTTGACCTATCAAATGTTGACCTTCAAGATGGTATGAGATTGCCTGATGCTTTCGGAAAGTTGATTCACTTGAGGTACTTGCGATTGTCTAACACAAGCGCAAAGCTTCTATCATCCATAGAGAGCTTGCGGAGCCTAAAGACCTTAGACTTAGAGTGGAGTGAATGTCATTGGTCTGATATAGCTATTGGTGCTTTATCCAAGCTGACGCAATTAAGGCACTTGCATTTCAATTACTCATACTGGGATGGATGGTTTGGACAAAAAGGTTGTTGCTTTGCCATGAATTGA
- the LOC122085949 gene encoding uncharacterized protein LOC122085949, with translation MILKSVTPPSALLSVKPHLLRTPCLLPLFNVRALHLKKKANLRRIRDFKCRAEFSEDAPFAVAIGACVLNSLIFPVSGVPQDDENSAIDATDARFAVMGIISFIPYFNWLSWVFAWLDTGRRRYVIYSIVYLAPYLRTNLSLSPEESWLPIASIVFCIIHIQLEASISNGDLQGFQQFGAALKSLSSMTRQKDVSFEDHQGSPEKGREKEKMNPPSAGEKSSNEIQGQRRVDRKPLDEHRHPEENGDSNDTSID, from the exons ATGATCCTTAAAAGTGTCACCCCACCGTCTGCGCTGCTCTCAGTCAAGCCCCATCTCCTTCGAACTCCTTGCCTTCTTCCGTTGTTCAATGTCAGAGCATTACATTTGAAGAAAAAAGCGAACCTG CGAAGGATCAGGGATTTCAAATGCAGAGCAGAGTTTTCTGAGGACGCCCCTTTTGCGGTTGCAATCGGAGCTTGTGTTCTCAATTCTCTGATTTTCCCGGTCTCTGGTGTTCCTCAAGATGATGAAAACTCTGCTATCGATGCTACTGATGCGAGGTTTGCTGTAATGGGGATCATAAGCTTCATACCCTACTTTAATTGGCTG AGTTGGGTTTTCGCTTGGCTTGACACTGGTAGACGGCGTTATGTGATCTACTCCATAGTATACTTGGCCCCTTACCTCAG AACGAACTTGTCGCTTTCTCCTGAGGAGAGCTGGCTGCCAATTGCTAGCATCGTCTTCTGCATTATTCACATTCAG CTTGAGGCAAGCATTAGTAATGGAGACCTTCAGGGCTTCCAACAATTTGGTGCAGCTCTAAAGTCTCTCTCATCGATGACCAGGCAAAAGGATGTTTCTTTTGAGGATCATCAAGGATCTCCAGAGAAG ggaagggaaaaagaaaaaatgaatccGCCCTCTGCCGGAGAAAAATCAAGTAATGAGATTCAAGGACAGAGAAGAGTTGACAGAAAGCCACTGGATGAACACCGACACCCAGAAGAAAATGGTGACTCGAATGATACAAGTATCGACTAA